ACTCTTGGAAATCTCTCCCGAGATTCTATATCTTTCTTGGCTCTTCGTTAATTTTCTAGAAAACAAAAAAGCAAACAACAGTTCATAAATCATTAACTAAAGCACAGTACAGAAGTATGACAAATACATTATACAAGTTAAAATGGATTTCTTACCTCCTACGAGTGTTATATGTTACCACCACCTTTCCTGCCCCCCTTTACTTTGACAATAAAGTAGCTTTCCATATCGCGGCCAACTCAGATAAACTGTCATGTTATTTGTAATCAACTAATAAAAGGATTCATTGTCACTCATCATATCTCTTCTAAATAACAACTCACAAATCTCTTTTCTAAGCCCTTTGGCATGATAAGTtttcactatcttctctctaagATGAGACTACTTAGTCCTGAGGCGTTTTCATCTTGCGGGGTGGGTGAAAAGAATAAAACTCTAAAACCCCAAATCCAAATGACAGGTGATGCTAGCATTTTATAAGAAACAGGTAAAATGGTATGCTAAAGTAGAAAGAGAAAACAATCGTTTTACTTGTTCCTAAGGCACCCAAAAGAGCGATTTTATTTATTAGCAGACACTTTTctgtttcttttctcttctagAATGATCCCTAATGTGTATAAATAAGTGCAatgatgaaataaaaaattcattccatttcaatattttttgcCAAACACTTTTTCTTATAATGAAGGATGCAATAGAAAGAAATACAGAGAGAATAAGTGTCCTGCTCCTAATGGTAAAAGTGAACCCTTTAGTTTTCATTCCAAATTAAAGAATTCGAAGTGAATTAAATCTCCCCAGGTAGGATTCAAATTTACAACTAGTCAGTTAACAATTGACTGCTTCACTACTGAACAAtagacttgaacgtcggagtaGTTATTAACAATATACCAACTaccccataattttttttagtttgtcaaataataaaaaacttaaTTCAGGTGACATTAATAATGTATTCATGACATACCTTATTGTATAAGAAAACTCGAAGTGGCCAAAAAGGGCGGTTAATATCCCTACGCTAAAGAGCAAAAGATGGAATTTAGGggagataaatatttttattaattgaatctttaaaattacttaattttgttattagaaaaatattatttttattatataatttattagtattttaaatgtaaaagatatgaaaaatatttatcagaAAAGTGATTTTTCAAAACAACTAGAAGGTAAATTGAAATTGAGAGCAATCCATGATCTATTGATTGGAAACATAAAACCAAACCGTTTATCTATTATACgatattatttcaattaattttaatttaattcaaagcaTCCGGTGAAATCTTAAAGGAAGGATCCAGAAGGTATCAATGCTTATACAGGACTTTATAAATCAAGCACTAATAGTTGAAGAAGTACTTTCCCACATTTTGAAATTTGGGGCCTAACTTAATTTTCCGATGACTTTTGAGTCCCTCCGAATTAAATCAGATGGCGACTGACCAGATGAGGCGTTTACGTACGGAAACGTGGAGTTCGTTGTGTACCACACAATGATactcttattttattaataataatttttatttttaatttaataatatcaccgatcattttattttatatttaataatataaactatATTTCTCTTTAATTAATTGGTTtcttctattaattaattaattcattatatTATTCAACTAAGATTAATTGGAGAGTGATGATGAGAGGAAAAATCTGAGAATGATTAATTAAAGAGATACCAAATCAAAatctttgaatttttaatatttttagaatCACATTCATTCCAAAATGTTGATATTGATTTTGAGAATGACGATGGAAGGGAATCCATGATTCGCCTTCAATTCATTACTATTTTCATGCATTATCACTTCATTTATGAAGGTTAGTTGGAGTAGATCTCGCAACGTGCTGattttggttcgattttatacaattcaaaatttttattttcttaaaattataatttttataaataatttatccaccttaaaaaaaaataagatctTCAAATTTCagactaattatttttttagtttcagattaatttataaatgataCTATTTTTTGAtacaatattaatttaaatttaaattaatcttatttattttttttttcaaatcgaTACGTGACCGAATTTGAATTAGAGGATGGATGGCAGTGTATTTCCGTGATAGAATTGCTATACACCTTTGAATTTTGTTATCAATGGTCAACAACATGCATTTAAATTCATCGGCCAACCACCGTTTCATTTAAGACATCCTCTTTTTCtctctatctttttttttcttttttctttttttctctaagTAAAATGACTTTTGTCTGATTAGTAGAAGTATACACTTTCATGGAACGGCAGGAGAATTATAAATTCcactatatatttttaattatataattttaatataattattatgatacAGGACTcactctattttataatttttatctattttttattgttttaaaaaaatattatttatatttttagtctataataatatataatttatttaattttatcttattttttaaaaaatttaatatttaataaaatttaatatatttaaaataaatataataaaaaattatattttttaatatatatatattatatacaaaaattatgaaaaatggcGAGTAGAATAAATGAACAGTACTTGATTGCTGAATTCTTTTCTCATTAATAATCAAAGAATTCAcgtcttttattttgatttgattggccaacaagaaaataaattagttgTCCTTTGCTACAACCCATGTACacgataattttttatattcttatataaaaaaagtaaCTTACTTAGGTCATTTCCGtaatttaattgcaattctCTAACTGAGCGTAATAAAATTtgctaatatatttttaaatttattacacttcaaattatattattgatattattatattttataaattaaaataaatttatttattgaaaatttaatttatatactaAGTATTTTATCTTACTttctagaaaataaatttttaaaagtatactTTCAAATGGAGAATTTTGAACCAAACAATCTTTCAAAATGAAATTGGAAAAAAATCCTTTCAAAAATTAAAGGATgagaattttttagaaaaagaaattaaatgatcaCGATATTTATATGGTAAAGGTTATTCTTTTGTGGAGTGTCGCACATCAACAATCTCAATCAAGATCAGCATTTAGGTTCATGGGGATTGGAAATCTAGCTGTAAAGGTAAGATTAATTCACAACTCCATCCCACACAAATTGACACAAATTAAGCAGCAGCCAACACAAAGCCATTACAAAGATCCTATGTTGCTCCTATTGATGTAAGAAGCCCAGCGTTTGATCAAAAGATAAGCATTTTCACAGTCAGGTTTAAAGATATGAAAAACATGATCTTCTCCTTTTGTCTCCACAATCTGTGCTTTACCTTGCCACCCACTTTTCACCAGATTTTCATAATAAAGCTTCCCTCTTTCGCACAAGATATCTCTCTCTGCTACGAAGATCAGCACACTTTCAGTCGCCAGCTCTTTAAGACTCGCTGCTCCTTTCACAAATGGGTTTATGTATGGATCATCACAGCCTTTATTTGAAGGGCAAACGAACTTCCACCAATTATCTACCAttgattttttttcactttGATTTGCTTCTTCTCCAATTGGATCTTTTCCCCAGAAATAAGGATGGATCATAGCTATGCCTTGaagcttctgcttcttcttatTTGAAGCTTGCATGTTTGAGTCCTTCATTCGTAAAGCTAAGTGGTGTGCAATATTAGCGCCAGCGCTGTCTCCTGCTAAAAACACTTGCTCAAAGTCTGCATAATCCTCAAGCCATTCTTCAGTGCCTGTGCCACCGTCTACGTGGGAAAACACCCATTGAAGGGAAGCCCACGAATCGTCATAAGCAGCAGGGAGCGGGTGTTCTGGGGCTAGCCTGTAATCTACTGAGACAACAATGATTTTACCCTGGAAAACTAGCTGGTTCAGGCAATGGTGGTACCTGGGTTCAGCAGGAGATGCTATGCAAAACGCGCCGCCGTGAAAGTAGACTAGAAGGGGAAGCTTTTGATCGTTGTTAATGAAATAAGGACGGTAGAGCCTGGCTGAGATGGTGGTCTGTGGGGTGATTAGGGAGACGTCTTTGGATAAAACGCCGGTTTGAGAATCTAAGCCGGCGGCCGTAACTTCTGTTCCGGCATATCTCTCGATGGTTCCGTCCTTGTACACTCGAAGATAAGGAAAAAGCTCTTTAGAAATTTCTTTGCTTGGAGCCATTTGCAAAGCAAGCAATGAAACAGAGGCAATGGGCAAGAAATATGTATATATCAGCTAATGCCTAATGCCATTAAATAGAAGGACAATTCTTACCTGCAAGCTCTAGCCCAACCAATCGACAATCACCATGTATTTTTTATGTGGGACCAATagtaattttaactaaaatgaaaaatttttaattagtcGAAGAAATTATTAGATGCATTGGTTCGACGTATTTCCTTATTCACGAAAGTCTGATTTCTCGAattgaaaaattatcaaatgCAACTTTGTCTCTCTGTTTTTTTAGTATAAACACAATTACTCCGAGGCAGACCGAAGGTACGGTAAGGCCCGTGCCGTATCAGTgaacgaaaaatattttaaagggataaaggtgccgcagcggcgcagtCGGTGGTGTCGCAGCGGCGCAGTCGGTGGTGTCGCAGCGGCGCAGTCGGTGGTGTCGCAGTGGCACAGTCGGTGATACCCTACTAAAGAGAAGCTCCCGACTCCGTCACTGCAATTACTGTTATCCAATTTTTATTCGATCcgcacattaaaaaataaaatagagaattaaatttttttttctattttaactaattaataataaactCACCCTTGAATACACTTTGTCTCTCTATtgctattttttaaaagtatccttaaattaaattaatgaaaaaatgcataattatttttttattaagaagtATAATAAAGAAAAGACATTGCTGAGTAGTTGTGAGATTTAAGCGATAAAGTACAATTTCCAGAGACATCTGCTTAACTAACAAAGACACAGAATTGGCCATGGGAAGTCATCTAAGCTAAGATATATTGGTTTCCGAATAATTCATTGCTTTTGAAGCCCTTGCAAATCAAGTTTTGTTATATATGGTGCTTAGAAGTCAATTCAAACTTGCATGAAATTCATTCTATTTTTTATAGAagacaaaatttaatatttaatccttataataCAGTAAAATTAACTAGTAAGTCcatttatctttaaaaatatattaaatagcttacattttaaaaatttaactaaaagatctattatattaaattttagcatTATTGCAGTTAGTTTTGTACTATTACCGTTTACTGTATTATCTAATAGCAACGGTGTTAAAATTTAACAAGATGAATCTTTTAGTTGAGCTTTTAAAACTAACTCGATTAGtcaatatatttttgaaaataaaattattcactttttaaatttactatatatcataagaattaaataatatatttttattcataatataATAAGGAGTGAGTGTTATatcggtttgatttaaattgaatcgaactaaaattaaaattttaatatttataaaaataaaatcaattttagtctgaaattgatttaaaataaattgatttgattcagtttgaatcaatttaatttaatcaattgaaatttttaatagtccttttattttttatatattatttttaatattctaaaatttaattgaaatatttcaattttaattatagtatgatctctttatattataaaaaataacatagtATAACTCATAAATCAGAttggtttgattttattaattttttttattaaaattaaactaaattgaaatgattaaatttttaaaaataaaaaattaaatcaaattaaaataataaaaaaataaaatttatgaattaattcaatttaattaattaatttttaaaatttaaatcgaaaacTTTTCATCTAgcacatataactcattcaccaaattattttccttgtttttctttggaaaaaatacataatttaaattcatattaaaaaaatcctcaaatttatttttattttatttattttctttttttcaattttgtaAATAACTTCATTTGTGAAAACGAGTGATATTATTCTTTAACATTCAATTGTTATAGTATGGGAGCAAGTGCCTAAATACAACTGTCATacgaattaaatatttaaatttaaaaattaaaaggagtAAATGACTTTAAAGAGAGAGGTAAGGGAGTAATTAAATTACACATTTAGCCTTTTTATTTCCTAGTTTGGTCgcatataatatatatacaaCGGAACCTTACATTTTAACCTATtcacattttaatataattttagtttatctataaatttataaatttttaatataattttaatttatctataaatttataaatttaataatttatgtaaCGATTTAATAACTAACTGACATTATATTATCAtcgttattattatttatataaatttgatattctcatatttagaaaataattagaGTTATGtgtatatgaaaaaatttaattttgagggTCACACTCcactcttttattcttttttttcttattctctaGTGATGCATAATTGTCACTCTACTACAATGCCAGTATTTATCTCTTTACGGTGCCCAACGCACGGGTGTACTTATCCATCTATTTTCATCATGCGGTTATTTAATTGCTCTTCGACGCTCGTGCTGATAGAATCGTGGCATAGATGGATTTGCTCTCTTACTCCTAATTACATCAAACGAGCTAGGCTCTCCAGGTCCGAGCTCTCGATCAGTCCGACCTCTTTAATCGCGGATTGTATGGTGTGTTGATGGGTCGACTTGCTTAATGACATTTAATAAATGTTGAGTCTATCTCTTTCTCCATAGCGATCTTAGTCTGGGTGTCAGAGGTGCAATAGTCATAAAAGTAATAATCAAATGACTAAAAAAAGTATAACATTTACATTATTTTGTGTTTTACTCTAGTTTACATTATTTTGTGTTTTACTCTAGTTTATATTTTGGATGAATTGTTCATTATTTGcatttaaatgtaattttaattttggatgAATTGTTCATCATTTGcatttaaatgtaattttaattaatttttaaaaattaaaatataaaagttaagaTAGAATGTaaatgtaatatattattatagtttaaatataagctaatttcatatataaaaataatattaatttatatttaattatatttaaatgatatatttaattttaaaaataataataatataatttttgaatatACAACCgtagataaattttatattaataattatgaagattttaaaataaatatattatttttaattattttatatatgttgttatttatattaataattagatcgcttatctttaattttaatagtaaaaattaattaaaattacattaaaatataaatataggcttaatttattcaaaatttaaatatttatattaaaatataaaattacacaaatgttaaaaattttccagccaattgattaattaaataataataataataatatatgtaacatactaattaaattatcaaatttaaaaatttattaaaatcgcactaaaatttaaacattgagtcaattaaactaaaattaaaaaaattgaattaaaataaaaatatacataaacattgagCATTTTTTAGTCAGTAGcttacatttttttaattatatatgttaaaaaatataaaaaatatttttatgaaatatacaGACTCTTAAATACAAGCCatttttaactataattaaaaataaaatctacctaaactaatttttttaattattcaattttctaatttttaattttagtttgattattatttaaaatttttaatttaatttaattaattcaatgaaaaagtaaattaaacAAATCAGCGACCTCCAGAAGATGGATCCTATATCAAGTTATTCTCTCAATTTATAATTCCCCGGCAAGTAAAAAAGAatgtgaatttttaaatttctaataaCTAAACAAAACATGCAAATCAAATCAAGACtagacaaataaaaaaaaaatcacaaacaaAAACTGACCTATCCAAAATAAACCAGATCACTAAAGATTCCAATTCAATCTccttagaaaaataataatttgctAAAATCTCTATAAGCTTTCATGCCCTATGTATCAACAATGACTACCAAAAACCTAGTTGTACTAGACGGTACTCTCGTTACTTTAGCTTATCATAATTGAGACGAAAATGAGAAATACTATAAGTCTTCTCTTCAAATATCATATAACGCTGCTTCTCTCAAATgaataattcatttataaagGTAGCTATTAAATGATGATTTAGttgattcggtttaaaattaatttaaatcaatctgatttgatttgattaagtgtaatttaattagttgagctttttaatgaaatttttattattttaaaattattttaattttaattataatttgattctatattataaaaaataatataatattattcgaTAATTAATTCtgttcaattttataaattttttaattaaaaataaattaaattaaaataataagattttttaaagtaaaaatcaaactaaattaaaaaaaaataaaaaataataatttatagaatAAAAACGATAAGTTTTACTGCATTCACAATATACTCTCTGTAACTTTTATGTATTCCAACAATTTAACTCCATACAATTTATACATACGATAAATTAGtccttaaaaataatttaataatagtgatttttataaaaaaaataattaatatataggtTTTACTAATTTTAGGAACAAAATTATAGTGtagccaaattaatttaaaaaacttacaAATTACCCTTTTACCTAAAACATACTTTGTAAATCTCCTTTTAACAGAGAGTTTCGTAGTGTTGTGTTGGCTCGGTTTATTCATACAAAATAATtcgtatttgaaaaatattttttatatgaaaaaatttttttaaaaaatatttttcaataagataatttatttttaattacttaattttaatttaaaaaataaattttattaaacaaatCAATAAACAAAGATCTTAATAATGATTCCAAAGAGTAAAAAatgtatttcttttttaaaaaatataagttattttttttcaaaattatttattttttaatcaagaaaatatttttattaaatttaaattttttaagtattccaatcattaaaaaatataaaaaatattttttaaatacaagttATATTCTACAAACAAATAAAGACTTAATTTGATTCTTTAATTCTCCCTTATTGGAATTATGGATAGACCATGagatagttatattttaaaaagataagaaatatttttattagaattaaaaattttaaatttatttttatttacagaaaataaattatatttaaaaaacattttttaataaaataatttattttttattatttaattttaattttaaaaataaaaaatatatatacagaaGAGAAGAGGTGTGGTcccttaaataatattaattcgaCGGAGAATAAAAAATACCTTATAAATCGGCCTATACTAATTTTGCAATAGTCCTAAATAGACTCGTAAATTGGCTCAAACCACCACTAAAAATTAACATCACAGTTAGATTAGATAGTCTATCTGCAATAAAATTTGCTTGTTTATAAACATGTTTAATCCTCACTTGTCAATTGAGACATAGCGGACAATCTAATATTTATCATCGTGCAAATTCTTATCTATTCAATTTCATATTCCATGCAATCTGAAAACCAAATAATATAGCATGAACTCAGAAACAAATATCAGATGAATGTAATAACCTTTTAACCATACTCCACAATAATTACGCAAGAGCCTCTGTACCTCTCATTTTAGGATTTCCTTCTGTGTTTAGTTTAATCTGAGATTGCCAAGCAATATTTAACAATATTCGGATATGGTCTGAATCGCTATTGCTTTATGAACACTACACTTGGAGATTCTGCACTAACTATCAACTTAAAATAACCGATTTGTTGGTTTAAACAACAATAAATGCAACGAAACACATCTTTAGTTTTTCATTTCTATATTCACCATAAATCTAAAAATAGCATCTTAGTAGAAGATAGAATCAAAATATAATCCACATTTAAAATCTTGTAATAGAGAGGACCAAATAATAATatccattaataaaaaaaatacaaagagAGACAGACCTCTAAATACAAAACTAAAATTATTGAACTCtcgaataatataaaaaaaaaaagggaatatCCCCTACTAGTGCCCCTCTACCGATGCATTGTTGAGCCCTTGAACAATCTAAGAAAATATGGAAAGTATCCTCTATTAGCGGCCACTATTAGTGCCCCACCCAAGGTACAACCCATGTCATGTGAAAAGTCTCGCTTTTATCCTTTCatgtttattataaattttctatgaatttttttttcatttgaaattagaggtttttatgaattaaaattcaaacaaaACATCGATTATGGTAGAAATCAGAACACTAAATCAtttttcaaattgaattgaGAGGGAAAGAGGAAATATCCTATAACAAATCGTACGCCGTTTTGATGATAAAGTGACCATTATGCCTGAGTTTTCATAGGTTCGATCCACGGTAGCTATCAAAAATTTACTCCCTACGGACTTACATCCCTCACTAGACACATTCAGTCTGATTTCATTTTAATTCTAATCATTATTCctctaatattaataaattaatgtagagatatattaatgaaatagtcAAAGcgtaaaaaatagttttattttaaaaaaattatactttaaaaataatttattttttatttaaattaaaaaatttaataatttatttttttaagtatcTTAAACACCAgaatataaaaaatgttttcataaagaaatattttagttaattttattaaaacaggaaacaattttcaatttgccCTTTACTGATTTTTCAACATTTGTTCTGAATTCAGATTCCCATCCCATCTCccccaaaataatataataaattaataatttcgcTCTCGAAGAAGTTAGTAGTCATCCCCTGCTGCGATTCGCCTATCCTTCGAACAGCAAAATGGAGAAGATGATGTTACTGAGATCCATAATCGGCGCTGCCTGTTTCAGATCTCCTCGTTTCGCCGCCATTTTCCACCACCAACTCCGCCACCACTTGGCTTCTCGATTCATCTTCACTCTCTCGTCACCTTCATTTGCAGCCCCTTCCAATCGCATCCCTTCTGGTGTTCTtttttatctatatatatatccgCTAGTTAATTAAATTATGCCCTTTCAGTTGTTTGTTATTCGATTATGACTTGCTTGGTGGTGATTctattttttccccttttttccCTCCTTAATCGATTTGTTCTATATCCAATTCCTTTATCAAAATTTAGGGTTTTTTCTTCTTAGATTAATACTCCCTCCGTCACCTAACACGttaataaatacaattttttaaattaattttttaattacatccatttatatttaaatttaattaaatattaaaaagtaatttaagtgaattcttaaaaaataatcttaaaataaaattaagtaagATTATAATaggtaatttatatattaatataatttaaaaataaataatgattttgagacagtaaataaaaaattcaaaaattaggGACGGCTAGTATCTGTTGGCATAGTTTTCAAAGAGCTTTACTGGATTTCATTATGTCCGCTGTAGTAAACTCCTGTTAAAGAGAGTTTTATGCATTTAATGTCTTTCAGGTGTATGCTGGATTCACAACATTTCGCTGGCGTAGAAGCTCTAATAGCTTAAGTATGCTATATTGCTATGGCTATGGTTTGGTTGCTTCCCAGTGATCACTTGCTTTTcatttgttttgatgattttgtcaTTTCCTGAAATTAATGGATTAACATCCATATATTAACATTTGAGGAAACAGGCCTTCACCAAATTATTGTGGGTTTTTACTTTTCTCTACCAGAATGAGATCCTGGTTTCACAAGGGGTCCCTGATTCTGTGGTCTTGCTGTCTGA
The sequence above is a segment of the Manihot esculenta cultivar AM560-2 chromosome 5, M.esculenta_v8, whole genome shotgun sequence genome. Coding sequences within it:
- the LOC122723657 gene encoding probable carboxylesterase 2, with product MAPSKEISKELFPYLRVYKDGTIERYAGTEVTAAGLDSQTGVLSKDVSLITPQTTISARLYRPYFINNDQKLPLLVYFHGGAFCIASPAEPRYHHCLNQLVFQGKIIVVSVDYRLAPEHPLPAAYDDSWASLQWVFSHVDGGTGTEEWLEDYADFEQVFLAGDSAGANIAHHLALRMKDSNMQASNKKKQKLQGIAMIHPYFWGKDPIGEEANQSEKKSMVDNWWKFVCPSNKGCDDPYINPFVKGAASLKELATESVLIFVAERDILCERGKLYYENLVKSGWQGKAQIVETKGEDHVFHIFKPDCENAYLLIKRWASYINRSNIGSL